From a region of the Archocentrus centrarchus isolate MPI-CPG fArcCen1 chromosome 18, fArcCen1, whole genome shotgun sequence genome:
- the LOC115797172 gene encoding acidic leucine-rich nuclear phosphoprotein 32 family member B-like has protein sequence MDMKKRVSLELRHRSPSEVLELVLDNCRSSEGRIEGITEEFSNLELLSLINVGLTSVADIPKLDKLKKLELSDNRILGGLEVLAERLVNLTHLNLSGNKFKDISTLEPLKKLPQLKSLDLFNCEVTNLGDYRDSIFKLLPQLTYLDGYDIDDCEASDSDGEGDGVDDEDEEEGESEDFEEEEEEDEEDVVAEDDDEDDDSGDDDDGEVNGDVDSEEEEDDEDEEDDDEDLSPAKGEKRKRDPEDEDDDDDE, from the exons ATGGACATGAAGAAGAGGGTCTCCTTAGAGCTGAGGCACCGGTCGCCCTCGGAG GTCCTGGAGCTGGTCCTGGATAACTGTCGCTCCAGTGAAGGAAGGATCGAAGGAATCACAGAAGAGTTCTCCAATCTGGAGCTGCTCAGCCTCATCAACGTCGGCCTGACCAGCGTAGCTGACATCCCCAAGCTGGACAAACTCAAAAAG tTGGAGCTCAGTGACAACAGGATATTGGGCGGTCTGGAGGTCCTGGCAGAGCGGCTGGTGAACCTAACGCACCTTAACCTCAGCGGGAACAAGTTCAAAGACATCAGTACCCTGGAGCCCCTG AAAAAGCTCCCCCAGCTCAAGAGTCTCGACCTGTTTAACTGCGAGGTGACAAATCTGGGTGACTACAGGGATTCCATCTTCAAGCTCCTCCCCCAGCTCACCTACCTGGATGGCTACGACATCGACGACTGCGAGGCCTCCGACTCTGACGGCGAGGGAGACGGAGTCGATGATGAGGACGAAGAAG AGGGTGAGTCAGAGGACtttgaggaagaggaagaggaggatgaggaagacGTAGTGGCTGAGGATGACGACGAAGATGACGacagtggtgatgatgat GATGGAGAGGTGAATGGAGATGTGgacagtgaggaggaagaagatgatgaagatgaggaggacGATG ATGAGGATTTGTCTCCAGCcaaaggagagaagaggaagagggaccccgaggatgaggatgatgatgatgatgaatga